A segment of the Candidatus Angelobacter sp. genome:
CGAGCATCGCCAGCGCCTTTTCGTAGTAGGCATCCAGGCCCCGCGCCTGGGCCGACTGTTCGAGCAGACTCGATTGTCTGTCGATCACCTTTTGGATCGAGCGCCGGTGCATCAGGCGTTCGTAACTCACGTTCGCCGGCAGATTCAGTTCCGGCAGTTTGAAATCGGGCCTGTTCGGGTCTCGTGTGATAAGCAATGGATCGTGCATCTTGCCCAAAAAGCTCGCCCCTTGTCCCGGTGTGATCGTGCCGTCGCCGATGACCCACGGCATCGCCACGAAGGTCGGCATCGCACCGCCCACCGGCGCAAGATCATCGACCACCGACCCGTAAGCGGGAAACAACTCCGGCGAATCGCGCAACGTGATGTCGTCCACCGGCGGCGCATGACCGGTGAGCGCGTAGTACGACGCCGGGTTGTGGTTGTGTACGTTGTGGTGCATTGACCGGATGAGCGTGACCTTGTCCATCACGCGGGCCAACCGCGGCAAGTGTTCACTGATCTGGATGCCGTCGGCCTTCGACGAAACCGGTCTGTGCAAGCCCCGTACGGCTTCGGGCGCGTCCGGCTTCATATCAAACATGTCGATGTGACTCGGCCCGCCGAACTGATAGAGGAAAATCACGGACCTGGCGCGCGCGCGCGGGCCCGTCTTGAGGGACTGAAGTGCTTCGGCCTGGAGCAATTTCGGCAGGCTCAATCCCAGCAATCCGAGACCGCCCACCTTGAGCGCGTGCCGGCGCGAAAAGCGCGTTGAGTGAAATCCTGCGCAGGCAAAAGAGTGTTGCGACGGACTCATGACGGCTTCAGTGTCGTATCATACTCAAGGGCGTCTTGCGCGCAAAACCTAAATCAGAAGAAATCCAAAGCTCATGCTCCAAACCATCCGGTGAACGTCACGGTGGCCACGCCTGAAATTCATTCCCGAAAGACAAAATCCTTCGAGTTGAGCAGGGCCCACAAAATGTCTTCCAATTCCAGTCGGCGGTCGCTGGCCGCTTCGAGCGTGGGAAGAAGGTTATTCAATTCAGACTGCGTTGGCGGCCGGGTAAGGGCGGTCCAGAAAAGTTCTTCGACGATTTCCTTGTCGGATTTGTCAGAAGCCACGAGACGGCGGATACGATTCTCTTTTTCGGCGAGAAGCTCGCTGATCGTTGGGCCGCTGATCATCTGGAAGGCCTGGGCCATGTTGCACTCACACGA
Coding sequences within it:
- a CDS encoding DUF1501 domain-containing protein → MSPSQHSFACAGFHSTRFSRRHALKVGGLGLLGLSLPKLLQAEALQSLKTGPRARARSVIFLYQFGGPSHIDMFDMKPDAPEAVRGLHRPVSSKADGIQISEHLPRLARVMDKVTLIRSMHHNVHNHNPASYYALTGHAPPVDDITLRDSPELFPAYGSVVDDLAPVGGAMPTFVAMPWVIGDGTITPGQGASFLGKMHDPLLITRDPNRPDFKLPELNLPANVSYERLMHRRSIQKVIDRQSSLLEQSAQARGLDAYYEKALAMLDSPTLREAFNLSTETDKVRDSYGRTTYGQSCLLARRLVEAGTKFVTAYFSANIGGDVGSGWDTHGNNDKKMFPVLEKYHLPMTDQTLPTLLEELDQRGLLDTTLVVWMGEFGRTPKINEKASRDHWPDCYTVLLAGGGVKRGFVHGESDKTAAHPTKDPVRPEDLAATIYYLLGIDPHSEVHAPGNRPVLISEGNPVMEVVA